A stretch of Caenorhabditis elegans chromosome IV DNA encodes these proteins:
- the plk-3 gene encoding Serine/threonine-protein kinase plk-3 (Confirmed by transcript evidence), with protein MQHVLRTRGNSAQDKNKKHVPNVPPIIYDDMQVPYEKGAFLGEGGFAHCFEFRKLDCNDRLAVKVVPKVILLKSTAREKLTREVEIHRQLSHRNIVQFHHFFEDSQNVYFTLELCSKNSLMELNKQRGPLTEHEARFYTIQVAEGVKHLHNLQIIHRDLKLGNLFLNEHLQVKIGDFGLATFCEKNEKKMTRGGTPNYIAPEVLNETGHAFEVDIWAIGCILYVLLFGSPPFESRRVQETYVRIKNNDYVVPENASPTANRLIRSLLDPVPDRRPTAEAVLLDQFFKTTIEPTYPPVHQQLHKEQDVKYFAPINPVLPHVEEPISPIYQEVANEETSEIRRFVKTEQASSFGDELSQLQAQISHILQNVVASKNKSSTRFGLNHSPEATPIFWVSQWVHFPNHGIGYRLCENSSGMLFNDNTQMKVNSAGNQLTFVDENNTEQFYTMNDQVPMNLQTKINIFSNVQSYMNTHLEADTHLEAEDQCVNKVPPLRNFARLPTIQNWFETKSAVIFHLSNGTVQINFLDHVKMVLCPLLKSVTFIEENKRVSTFTFANILTNSCPKKYLSRIEYAQAKIKLLRPTNNQEHVVYVDSPCRPTTSNTAHGAPLASSRYLA; from the exons ATGCAGCATGTGCTCCGTACTCGCGGAAACTCGGCAcaagataaaaataaaaagcatGTTCCTAATGTACCGCCAATTATCTACGACGACATGCAAGTTCCATACGAAAAAGGAGCATTTCTAGGAGAAGGAGGGTTTGCGCATTGTTTCGAGTTTCGAAAGCTGGACTGTAATGATAGGCTGGCTGTCAAAGTCGTTCCTAAAGTCATTCTGCTCAAGTCAACCGCGAGAGAAAAATTGACTCGAGAAGTTGAAATTCATCGACAGCTCTCCCATCGGAACATCGTCCAGTTCCATCATTTCTTTGAG gattCGCAGAATGTCTATTTCACTCTGGAATTGTGCTCCAAAAATTCTTTGATGGAACTGAACAAACAACGAGGTCCTCTAACTGAACACGAAGCTCGCTTTTACACAATCCAAGTTGCCGAAGGGGTAAAACATCTGCACAATCTGCAAATTATCCATCGTGATTTGAAACTGGgaaatttatttctcaatGAACATTTACAAGTGAAAATAGGTGATTTTGGATTAGCCACTTTTTGcgaaaagaatgaaaaaaagatgaCACGAGGTGGAACTCCCAACTACATTGCTC CCGAAGTCCTAAACGAAACTGGTCACGCATTTGAGGTGGATATTTGGGCGATAGGATGTATACTCTACGTTCTTCTCTTCGGGTCTCCACCCTTCGAATCCAGAAGAGTGCAG GAAACCTATGTTCGTATCAAGAACAACGATTACGTTGTTCCGGAAAATGCAAGTCCTACTGCAAATCGGCTTATCCGTTCTCTTCTCGATCCCGTTCCCGATCGTCGCCCTACCGCTGAAGCAGTACTTCTTGATCAGTTTTTCAAGACTACGATTGAGCCAACATATCCTCCCGTTCATCAACAACTACACAAAGAACAAGATGTTAAGTATTTTGCGCCGATTAATCCAGTTCTGCCACATGTGGAAGAGCCTATTTCTCCGATATATCAAGAAGTAGCAAATGAGGAAACATCCGAGATTCGTCGTTTTGTGAAAACAGAACAAGCAAGTTCATTTGGTGATGAATTGTCTCAGTTACAAGCACAAATTAGTCATATTTTGCAAAACGTTGTTGCGAGT aaaaataagagTTCTACTCGATTCGGTTTAAATCATTCGCCGGAGGCTACAccgattttttgggtttccCAATGGGTCCACTTTCCCAATCACGGAATTGGGTATCGCCTGTGCGAAAATTCG TCTGGCATGCTCTTCAATGATAACACACAAATGAAAGTGAATTCAGCCGGAAATCAACTAACTTTCGTTGACGAGAATAATACCGAACAATTTTACACCATGAACGATCAAGTACCGATGAACTTGCAGACGAAgattaatatattttcaaatgtacaATCTTACATGAACACCCATTTGGAAGCTGACACCCATTTGGAAGCTGAGGATCAATGTGTCAATAAAGTGCCACCATTACGCAACTTTGCTCGACTTCCAACAATACAAAATTGGTTTGAAACAAAGTCGGCCGTTATATTCCATCTTTCAAACGGGACAGTTCAGATTAACTTTCTT gatcATGTCAAGATGGTGCTGTGTCCGCTGTTGAAGTCTGTCACATTCATTGAGGAAAACAAACGTGTTTCAACTTTCACGTTCGCAAACATATTGACAAACAGCTGCCCAAAGAAGTATCTCAGTCGTATCGAATATGCCCAAGCCAAAATTAAATTGCTTCGTCCTACAAACAACCAGGAGCATGTCGTCTATGTGGACTCTCCATGCCGTCCTACGACTTCGAACACAGCTCACGGTGCTCCACTTGCTTCCTCCAGATATCTCGCATAA
- the F55G1.6 gene encoding RING-CH-type domain-containing protein (Confirmed by transcript evidence): MNAEDYFPEGLSVIHPDDTHGDVRSASEDATKFPVAIHCHICYESINNEINNADYIKPCKCQLMFVHANCALRKKSKFNSAKCSSCGGDSTIPRLATSTQLRKVGSGSGCCSTSPGTCTNCNDSNYLEDGDVLGYKLKPCFCRQLFHFGCLRSLIEEQASCSECSVIFSAFKPANFTQFFKANWIFYFLYALFLGVCSTSFLFALSNSLIFTKGSGTDDDINKEIALSLLSVFFFVIIVSTMFCVIKYTISIAIPKFKITRGKVILKAFKNGAHPKTSKQELEPLQSSEFENIPLNDLRKSSAGDTVGLVEEARCEVDDITLGQHMFGVYATHHSSSTPIEKPPLGFVFN; the protein is encoded by the exons atgaATGCGGAAGATTACTTCCCAGAAGGATTGTCAGTTATACATCCCGATGACACTCACGGAGATGTCCGATCTGCTAGTGAA GATGCGACGAAGTTCCCAGTTGCTATTCATTGTCACATTTGCTACGAAAGCATAAATAACGAAATCAACAACGCAGATTACATCAAGCCGTGTAAATGTCAGCT aatgtttgtTCATGCAAATTGTGCTCTtcgaaaaaagtcgaaatttaATAGCGCGAAGTGCAGCAGCTGTGGTGGCGATAGTACCATTCCTCGCTTGGCAACATCAACGCAGCTACGAAAAGTTGGCAGTGGTAGTGGATGTTGCTCCACTTCACCAGGTACCTGCACAAACTGCAATGACTCAAACTATTTGGAAGATGGAGATGTTCTAGGTTATAAGCTCAAACCATGTTTTTGCAGGCAA TTATTTCACTTTGGATGTCTACGTTCTCTTATCGAAGAGCAAGCATCATGTTCTGAATGCAGTGTCATCTTCAGTGCATTCAAACCTGCAAACTTCACACAGTTTTTCAAGGCGAACtggattttctattttctctaCGCCTTGTTCCTCGGTGTCTGCTCCACTTCGTTCTTGTTTGCTCTAAGCAACTCCCTGATTTTCACAAAGGGAAGTGGTACAGATGACGATATCAATAAAGAGATAG cactaAGTCTCCTCTCCGTGTTCTTTTTCGTAATCATCGTCTCAACAATGTTCTGCGTGATCAAGTACACCATCTCAATTgcaattccaaaattcaaaatcacaCGAGGAAAAGTAATTTTGAAGGCGTTCAAGAATGGAGCTCACCCGAAAACGTCTAAACAAGAGCTGGAGCCTCTACAATCGTCGGAATTCGAGAATATCCCTCTGAATGATCTCAGAAAATCTTCTGCAGGAGATACGGTTGGATTAGTAGAAGAAGCACGTTGCGAAGTAGATGATATCACTTTGGGACAGCACATGTTTGGAGTTTACGCAACACACCACTCCTCATCAACACCAATCGAAAAACCCCCACTGGGATTCGTTTTCAACTAA
- the slc-25A18.2 gene encoding SLC (SoLute Carrier) homolog (Product from WormBase gene class slc;~Confirmed by transcript evidence), translated as MDIDELELLQEEREEQPIRYLPKVLNGGISGIVGVSCVFPMDLVKTRLQNQKGTSKYTGIADCFKKSWQAGAPGRLNQIKGMYQGASVNIFLITPEKAIKLVANDFFRHALMKDHDERLSTPRGMIAGASAGFCQVVITTPMELLKIRMQQSSDKVKATKLIWNLLTKDGGVRALYKGLGPTMARDVSFSAMYFPLFAYLDGLGPRKKDDSGDAVFWASFVSGLTAGATASLSVTPLDVVKTRIQTGGSNYNGIFHAFYRILADEGVKALFKGAICRMMVMAPLFGIAQTVYYVGSAEKILGLEKGSRV; from the exons aTGGATATTGACGAATTGGAATTGCTACAAGAAGAACGAGAAGAACAACCAATCCGATATcttccaaaagttttgaatggAGGAATTTCGGGAATTGTTGGAGTTTCGTGTGTCTTTCCAATGGATTTAGTCAAGACACGGCTTCAGAATCAAAAAGGGACTTCGAAGTATACGGGTATTGCcgattgtttcaaaaaatcgtggCAAGCTGGGGCCCCAGGACGGCTGAATCAGATAAAGGGAATGTACCAG ggCGCCTCTGTGAACATTTTCTTGATCACTCCAGAGAAGGCCATCAAGCTTGttgcaaacgatttttttcgtcaCGCATTGATGAAGGATCACGATGAAAGATTGTCGACGCCACGTGGGATGATCGCTGGAGCATCAGCTGGATTTTGTCAAGTCGTAATCACCACACCAATGGAgctattgaaaattcgaatgcAGCAGTCTTCTGATAAAGTAAAAGCTACCAAGCTGATCTGGAATCTGTTGACAAAGGATGGTGGTGTTCGTGCATTGTATAAAGGCCTTGGACCGACAATGGCACGAGATGTTTCGTTTTCAGCAATGTATTTCCCGCTTTTCGCCTATTTGGATGGCCTCGGTCCACGAAAGAAAGACGATTCAG GCGACGCAGTATTCTGGGCAAGCTTTGTATCAGGATTAACTGCTGGAGCAACTGCATCATTATCAGTGACTCCATTGGACGTTGTGAAAACAAGAATTCAAACTGGAGGATCCAACTACAACGGAATTTTCCACGCGTTTTATCGTATTCTCGCTGATGAAGGTGTAAAAGCTCTTTTTAAAGGAGCAATTTGCAGAATGATGGTAATGGCACCACTTTTCGGAATCGCTCAGACTGTCTACTATGTTGGATCGGCCGAAAAGATTCTCGGCTTGGAAAAAGGATCAAGAGTATAA
- the pycr-4 gene encoding Putative pyrroline-5-carboxylate reductase 4 (Confirmed by transcript evidence), whose product MTIDTELTNGSSESVPFVFIGGGNMAAAIIKGCQNKGFTPKSNIVIGVQTEKSAEKWRQLGYKNVFTNTLEMLERYSTAIYVICVKPQVFEEVVSSWPVNSRPEFIISVMAGVPLKVLNAKLPFVSGNTTIVRLMPNVASSIGAGASTMCYEKNEKIMNQDSHIELAREFAECVGTVELIPERCFNPAMAIGGSSPAWTFMYIESLADGAVAQGLGRAEAKRLAAQAVLGAAQMVLNSNSGFDIETQHFGSLKDMVCSPGGTTIEGVRALEKNGFRYAVMEAVVAASTKADEMAKSLAK is encoded by the exons ATGACTATCGATACTGAATTGACAAACGGGTCCTCAGAGTCTGTGCCATTCGTGTTCATCGGAGGTGGAAATATGGCCGCTGCAATTATAAAAGGATGCCAGAATAAAG gcTTTACACCGAAAAGCAATATTGTAATTGGCGTTCAAACGGAAAAATCGGCTGAGAAATGGAGGCAACTAGGATATAAAAACGTTTTCACAAACACACTGGAAATGCTGGAAAGATATTCGACGGCAATCTATGTGATTTGTGTGAAACCTCAAGTTTTCGAAGAAGTTGTGTCAAGCTGGCCTGTAAACTCAAGACCAGAATTTATTATTTCTGTAATGGCTGGAGTTCCATTAAAAGTTCTCAACGCGAAG ttgCCATTCGTTTCGGGAAACACTACCATTGTTCGTTTGATGCCAAATGTAGCAAGTTCTATTGGAGCCGGCGCCTCGACGATGTGCTatgaaaagaatgaaaaaattatgaatcaaGATTCTCACATCGAATTGGCACGCGAGTTCGCCGAGTGTGTTGGAACTGTCGAACTTATCCCAGAAAGATGCTTTAACCCGGCAATGGCTATTGGAGGGAGTAGTCCTGCATGGACATTTATGTACATCGAATCACTGGCAGATGGAGCCGTCGCACAAGGGCTCGGACGAGCAGAGGCTAAAAGATTAGCTGCTCAAGCAGTACTCGGAGCAGCTCAAATGGTGCTCAATTCGAACTCTGGATTTGATATTGAAACTCAGCACTTTGGATCCCTCAAAGATATGGTTTGCTCCCCTGGCGGTACAACGATTGAAGGTGTTCGGGCACTTGAGAAGAACGGATTCCGTTACGCTGTTATGGAAGCTGTGGTAGCTGCCTCGACCAAGGCCGATGAAATGGCAAAATCTCTGGCCAAGTGA
- the rod-1 gene encoding Kinetochore-associated protein rod-1 (Confirmed by transcript evidence), whose protein sequence is MGRLGEAKAVDLEAETSTVGLYDVCTVGRILPLLNEMSIDKKSPAWKLKPKSNERFLVLASCSDLAVFSLGEKSDYSFNTGLGGAITDFEILGSSSFFVGVIEHRRIVILSLDKQEIYLNEPAPHEIDFVVCHTTSSVCQLIFGSRSDNWHTITLPGDVAASKETNRFENWHRDQIQEFFHQAMGKTVSKSVDMSKVAGDITLISNGPLQTFASIDQQRGIHWCGLVESEFEVIGMEKQFLQVRDGGRFSLHLDTDGWIHVFDSLVSSFCHEFDMKMSPDDKILDFVIIDKNEVEVPKMFAILVLPRDGDSTKMMIYDRLNKDNCFALDSSTSTTLFAYGGSDRVLIAVEELENSLADEQDGSQIVVRQVSQSRPEMRFESLLKNNRFEEAEKFAMAFMLDVQKVYKGHVHYLMDSCDESDESFETLMTKMGQIQDHNMVAETYFTLVGMSRRCDRIRTYLTHAKKRRITDLDILKMIEALCYTWGTYRIIAGPEENEPSRPQVNETIWDLFVEALHDANPWIEIYNEFISDAQFTQARVIFSRHGKSITDYMCDDEENTISRLETLFRMFIDAISSDISKWSNVIEHVTTDILPACVMITEELIPCLESLITSLISLLEYRDSTNWPENAIKAASSYDTMTKILSNNGNTPATQCILVMYGSKLGSSAGNKPSSMSRIKKIYYDLIELKRLKDVYECSISFSVFQNMSSEQICHKILQNALANPNMTHAKIEKFVKPFMAERHLDQEQTIVNYIQMMSGAAVTNANLFGWEKQCVQLCASLMDETRRCCSIISIASTAKIPWPAELNEAVEKILASRTLLRSEIEQMHLVCKRTELYKMLSSYGFSRQDIELLTTPDSNMDIILTIRCMLAHREKASRFVDVIKLVDLLKAMQGSSQPRTLRIEYVQSFAIIHMMSHQDVTISIINYIDSLGDRERVKTISLVFSFIECVANAPATGDNVLEREKILGVGEELMSHYTCRDNNFNDPERRLKDELVLLREVQKTETKAVLLSELKDEDWQRRFLERLIESNSSMSLNLGRCSYMGISPEHLIEMILTKATVENDMDTIVDSITNYVEFINSLTDSSREMLEPIVQILSWITFRLPKLLPNETEMARADYIAFVVKRIGRVVRETLRRFSFDVISDDLDYLLQLEAFYHLGEHIIKQSLRGQENENEKQEMFRSDDDTFLPTDSSNPFSNQSSLRIFEFKRPLGTFDFSNDPALFEGVQGVLALAMVAPSVARPYDSEISPDDANEFRSSWEQLNMFLAMHSQDLLDISARVFAGSLKCWAGEYLQGIVEMEQPILSVVERMLQQKKFDFWHAVTLLGGIPLERLDRAIIDLQKRQGVRSSTKATIQYLQLAFVMSLLARNMEKVPTIVSAYEQKYLVKKLAEEGIRVSITQDFVDKVLQQAIDLRQPLSPLRLHDYVKKYVEKLIRNSKISVGEYMVRYATLLIRKASVAGRHTDREIRKEEIEKYIEAARIALRIAEEEDASCICNYLHCLLYVVCPYNYEVIQFIVTSYGKYATETVEIEFNKNLKSIMAFLWAYQRTNHISNEESIWFTKRESVLMKDEKEFEKTGRMLDPFGHSLRVVYEDDGSNMSDSYNSDLALSSDAMVYERNSVIISDLPSLAEQYLPFHAFLLRKKEEIDEIVMGIVKAELSIFNVPIWQTFLREVSWLSSRFSRSQLLSSAIFAHANKYAKFGKSLPDGERNVIYELLNSASQRHVVVSTIALLFKRIILSDVKIELLQMGVNISERWTSDLTGEEQQEMEEQSARLKDGIAKFSTELELKKNGLYNEKTADNIENVSELCSLIYNEMVQWDDSRDVLKKCQVVDKIAKANGLDLTALHEQLVFSWVEDTQTIISINHVDMNESIGGTSFLDHKDETDDQNDLRIPLFDGILDKVVVLCQRIDKKRLLTRLGSILMRGGRKATGGYTAVVRATCIILRSFTDTEVSELLSGADMFALCSTLENQLYERLFEKAEVKGDCKTDKMQLIKSLLQCPSRTHPMTALIACLIIDHEFKDPKRDISLGWDVGCVPVSANSSNS, encoded by the exons ATGGGTCGCCTAGGCGAAGCAAAAGCTGTGGACTTGGAAGCGGAAACGTCGACTGTGGGCCTTTATGATGTGTGCACCGTTGGGCGAATCCTTCCCC TGTTAAATGAGATGTCAATCGATAAGAAATCTCCGGCATGGAAGCTCAAACCGAAAAGTAACGAGCGATTTCTTGTTCTTGCGTCGTGCTCCGATCTGGCAGTCTTCAGTCTTGGCGAGAAAAGCGACTACTCGTTCAACACCGGACTTGGAG gAGCCATCACTGATTTCGAAATCCTTGGAAGTTCTTCCTTCTTTGTTGGAGTCATTGAACATCGTCGTATTGTAATTCTCTCGCTGGATAAACAAGAAATTTACTTGAACGAGCCAGCTCCTCATGAAATTGACTTCGTTGTCTGTCACACTACTTCCAGTGTTTGCCAATTGATTTTCGGGAGCCGATCTGATAATTGGCATACTATCACATTGCCAGGAGACGTGGCTGCATCTAAGGAGACTAACCGTTTCGAAAATTGGCACAGAGATCAGATTCAGGAATTTTTCCACCAG GCAATGGGAAAAACGGTTTCAAAGTCTGTTGACATGTCGAAGGTCGCAGGTGACATTACTCTGATCTCCAATGGGCCACTTCAGACGTTCGCTTCAATTGATCAGCAAAGAGGGATTCACTGGTGTGGTCTCGTCGAATCGGAGTTTGAGGTGATTGGCATGGAAAAACAATTCTTGCAAGTCCGTGATGGAGGTAGATTCTCTCTTCACCTCGACACGGATGGATGGATTCATGTCTTTGATTCATTGGTATCATCCTTCTGCCACGAATTTGACATGAAGATGTCTCCAGACGacaaaattcttgattttgtGATCATTGACAAGAATGAAGTTGAAGTTCCGAAGATGTTCGCAATTTTGGTTCTGCCACGTGACGGAGATAGCACAAAG ATGATGATATACGATCGATTGAATAAAGACAATTGTTTCGCTTTGGATTCATCCACGTCTACAACTCTTTTTGCTTATGGAGGAAGTGATCGTGTCTTGATAGCCGTtgaagaattggaaaattctcTGGCAGACGAACAGGACGGCAGTCAAATTGTTGTCAGACAAGTCTCACAGTCTCGCCCTGAAATGCGTTTCGAATCTCTTCTGAAGAATAACAGATTTGAAGAAGCTGAGAAGTTCGCCATGGCATTCATGCTGGATGTACAAAAGGTTTACAAAGGACACGTACATTATCTGATGGACTCTTGTGATGAAAGCGATGAATCTTTTGAGACTCTGATGACGAAGATGGGACAAATTCAAGATCATAATATGGTTGCTGAAACATACTTCACTCTTGTTGGAATGAGTCGGCGCTGTGATCGTATCCGCACCTACTTGACTCATGCAAAGAAGCGCAGAATAACGGATCTggatattctgaaaatgattgaGGCACTTTGCTACACGTGGGGAACTTATCGAATCATTGCTGGTCCAGAAGAAAACGAACCAAGTCGTCCACAAGTTAATGAAACGATTTGGGATTTGTTCGTCGAAGCTTTGCATGATGCGAACCCGTGGATCGAAATCTATAATGAATTCATTTCTGACGCCCAGTTCACT caagcCCGTGTTATCTTCAGTCGCCATGGGAAATCTATAACTGATTATATGTGTGATGATGAGGAGAACACCATTTCTCGTCTTGAAACACTTTTCCGAATGTTCATCGATGCGATTTCTTCTGATATCAGCAAATGGAGCAATGTGATCGAACACGTAACGACAGACATTTTACCAGCATGTGTCATGATTACAGAAGAg CTAATTCCATGCCTCGAATCACTCATCACTTCTCTTATTTCACTTCTTGAATATCGAGATTCTACAAATTGGCCTGAGAATGCAATCAAAGCAGCAAGCAGTTACGATACCATGACCAAAATATTGTCGAACAATGGAAATACTCCAGCTACACAATGTATTCTGGTAATGTATGGAAGCAAGTTGGGATCTTCTGCCGGTAACAAGCCTTCGTCAATGTCACGGATCAAGAAGATATACTATGATTTGATTGAATTGAAACGCCTGAAAGATGTTTACGAGTGTTCAATCAGTTTCTCAGTATTCCAAAATATGTCATCTGAACAAATTTGCCACAAGATTCTTCAAAATGCGTTGGCCAACCCAAACATGACACAtgccaaaattgagaaattcgtGAAGCCGTTCATGGCTGAACGTCATCTTGATCAGGAACAAACAATCGTCAATTATATCCAGATGATGTCAGGAGCTGCAGTGACAAATGCAAATCTTTTTGGATGGGAGAAACAATGTGTGCAGTTATGTGCAAGTCTCATGGATGAAACTCGACGTTGTTGCTCCATCATCTCGATCGCTTCAACTGCTAAGATTCCATGGCCAGCTGAACTGAATGAAGCTGTGGAGAAGATCCTTGCAAGTCGTACACTCCTGAGATCAGAAATTGAACAAATGCATTTGGTTTGTAAACGTACCGAACTCTACAAGATGTTATCGTCGTATGGCTTCAGTCGACAGGACATCGAACTGCTGACTACTCCTGACTCAAATATGGACATTATCTTGACAATTCGCTGCATGCTTGCTCATCGTGAAAAGGCTTCTCGATTTGTGGATGTGATCAAGTTGGTGGATTTGCTCAAAGCAATGCAAGGAAGCTCTCAACCTCGTACATTGAGAATTGAATATGTGCAATCATTTGCAATTATTCATATGATGTCTCATCAAGATGTAACCATTTCAATTATCAATTACATTGATAGTCTTGGCGATCGTGAACGAGTAAAGACAATATCTCTTGTATTTTCATTCATCGAATGCGTTGCCAATGCACCAGCAACTGGAGACAACGTCTTGGAACGCGAAAAGATCCTCGGGGTTGGTGAAGAGCTGATGTCTCACTATACATGTCGTGATAATAATTTCAATGATCCTGAAAGACGTTTAAAGGATGAGCTTGTCCTTCTTCGCGAAGTCCAGAAAACTGAGACTAAAGCAGTTCTTTTGTCTGAATTGAAAGATGAAGATTGGCAGCGACGGTTCTTGGAAAGATTGATCGAATCAAATTCGTCGATGAGCttg aatcttGGAAGATGTAGCTACATGGGAATTTCACCGGAACATCTCATTGAAATGATTTTAACGAAAGCTACGGTAGAAAACGACATGGACACAATTGTTGATAGTATCACGAATTATGTCGAGTTCATAAATTCATTGACGGATTCTTCTCGGGAAATGCTTGAACCTATCGTGCAAATTCTGAGCTGGATTACATTCAGACTTCCGAAGTTACTACCAAATGAGACTGAGATGGCACGTGCTGACTAT attgctTTCGTTGTCAAACGTATCGGCCGTGTTGTTCGGGAGACACTCAGACGCTTCTCTTTTGATGTTATTAGCGACGATCTTGATTATCTTCTACAATTGGAAGCATTTTATCACTTGGGAGAGCACATTATCAAGCAGTCACTACGAGGCCAAgagaatgaaaatgaaaagcaAGAAATGTTCAGATCAGACGATGATACATTCTTACCAACTGATTCTTCGAATCCATTTTCCAATCAGTCATCTCTCCGCATTTTTGAGTTCAAACGCCCACTGGGAACATTTGATTTCTCCAACGATCCAGCTTTATTTGAAGGAGTTCAAGGAGTTCTTGCTCTTGCGATGGTTGCACCTTCTGTTGCCAGGCCATATGATTCTGAGATCTCACCAGATGATGCGAATGAATTCAGATCAAGTTGGGAGCAACTAAACATGTTCCTTGCAATGCATTCACAAGATCTTCTGGATATTTCAGCTCGTGTGTTTGCCGGATCTCTCA aatgTTGGGCTGGTGAATATCTACAAGGAATCGTTGAAATGGAGCAACCCATTCTGTCAGTCGTCGAAAGAATGCTGcaacagaaaaaattcgatttctgGCATGCAGTTACTCTTCTTGGTGGAATCCCGTTGGAACGATTAGACAGAGCTATAATCGATCTCCAGAAACGACAAGGTGTGAGAAGTTCGACGAAAGCGACAATCCAGTATCTTCAATTAGCTTTTGTGATGAGTTTGTTGGCtagaaatatggaaaaagtTCCCACAATCGTTTCTGCTTATGAACAAAAGTATTTGGTGAAGAAGCTTGCTGAAGAAGGCATTCGTGTCTCAATTACTCAAGACTTTGTCGATAAAGTTCTACAACAGGCGATAGATCTGCGACAGCCACTCTCTCCATTGCGTCTTCATGA ttATGTCAAGAAGTATGTCGAAAAGTTGATTCGGAACTCGAAGATTTCAGTTGGAGAATACATGGTTCGATATGCGACTCTTCTCATTCGAAAAGCGTCTGTTGCTGGACGACACACTGATCGGGAAATTCGCAAAGAAGAAATAGAGAAGTACATCGAAGCAGCTAGAATCGCGTTGAGA attgCCGAGGAAGAAGATGCTTCTTGCATTTGTAATTATCTCCATTGTTTGCTTTACGTTGTGTGTCCATATAACTACGAAGTCATCCAATTTATTGTAACTTCGTATGGAAAGTATGCCACTGAAACAGTCGAGattgaatttaataaaaacttgaaatcg ATAATGGCATTCTTATGGGCTTATCAACGTACAAATCATATCAGTAATGAGGAATCAATTTGGTTTACGAAGCGAGAGAGTGTTCTAATGAAAGATGAGAAAGAGTTTGAGAAAACTGGAAGAATGCTCGATCCATTTGGACATTCACTTCGTGTTGTCTATGAAGATGACGGAAGCAATATGTCAGATTCGTATAATTCGGATTTGGCACTTTCAAGTGATGCCATGGTTTATGAGAGGAACAGTGTGATTATCAGTGATCTGCCAAGCCTT GCGGAGCAATATCTTCCATTCCATGCATTCCTTCTTCGCAAAAAAGAGGAAATTGACGAAATTGTGATGGGAATTGTGAAAGCAGAATTATCGATCTTCAATGTTCCAATCTGGCAAACATTCCTCCGTGAAGTTTCTTGGCTATCCTCACGGTTTTCGCGTTCGCAACTTTTGTCATCTGCAATTTTTGCTCACGCCAACAAATATGCAAAGTTTGGAAAGAGTCTACCAGATGGAGAACGAAACGTGATTTATGAACTTCTTAATTCTGCGTCTCAACGTCATGTTGTGGTTTCGACGATCGCTCTTCTATTCAAAAGAATCATTCTCAGTGATGTTAAAATTGAACTTCTTCAAATGGGAGTCAATATTTCGGAGAGATGGACTTCTGATTTAACTGGTGAAGAACAACAGGAAATGGAAGAACAAAGTGCTCGATTGAAAGACGGAATCGCAAAGTTTTCTACCGAACTTGAACTGAAAAAGAATGGACTGTACAATGAAAAAACTGCGGATAACATTGAAAATGTATCTGAACTATGTTCATTAATTTACAATGAAATGGTCCAGTGGGATGATTCTAGAGATGTTCTCAAAAAGTGTCAAGTGGTGGATAAAATTGCAAAGGCTAATGGACTCGATTTGACTGCTTTGCATGAACAGCTTGTCTTCTCGTGGGTTGAGGATACGCAGACTATCATTTCAATTAATCATGTTGATATGAACGAG TCAATTGGTGGAACTTCTTTCTTGGATCACAAAGATGAAACAGACGATCAAAATGATTTGAGAATTCCATTATTTGACGGGATTCTCGACAAAGTTGTTGTTCTCTGCCAAAGAATTGATAAAAAGCGTCTTCTGACAAGACTCGGAAGTATTCTGATGAGAGGAGGTCGCAAAGCGACGGGCGGTTATACTGCTGTAGTTCGTGCTACATGTATAATTCTGCGTTCTTTTACTGATACTGAAGTCTCTGAATTGCTGTCTGGAGCTGACATGTTTGCATTATG cAGTACACTTGAAAATCAACTCTACGAACGATTGTTTGAGAAGGCTGAAGTTAA